In Cyanobium sp. WAJ14-Wanaka, the following are encoded in one genomic region:
- a CDS encoding WD40 repeat domain-containing protein, translated as MNIGKNKRENPRNDTQQIAFLLGSCFLLAGLPKAAQAKITLIREWKAAPVLLQNVEFSPNGEQLLTASGGGVAQLWSLEGKPGAIMEGERPPMFNAHFNKLGSKFITTSYNGTISIWNKYGILVKTLAIHKAAVADARFVGNDGSFVSSSDDGQIVMRNGNGSPIWSDIYPGTARQLAVSGQNNLIAGASDSGTLHLVALGNYARPKMVKTVQTPHGRINQLSISGDGEKIAAAGIDGTVTIWSKDGSQLSRVKASSKGWANGGIFCKNKNGPLLTVGDDGVIKEWSEKGKELAVLKLSDSSRLTKVDCSASGKFAAVVGSQGELWLLGITPNP; from the coding sequence ATGAATATCGGCAAAAACAAGCGAGAGAACCCGAGAAATGATACTCAACAAATCGCCTTCCTGTTGGGCTCCTGCTTCCTACTTGCAGGCCTTCCCAAAGCTGCGCAGGCGAAAATCACGCTGATCAGGGAATGGAAAGCGGCACCAGTACTGCTTCAAAATGTGGAATTTTCGCCAAATGGCGAACAACTTCTCACAGCAAGTGGTGGTGGCGTCGCCCAACTATGGTCACTAGAGGGGAAACCAGGAGCAATCATGGAAGGGGAACGCCCACCGATGTTCAACGCCCATTTCAACAAATTAGGGAGCAAGTTTATAACCACAAGCTACAACGGAACAATAAGTATATGGAACAAATACGGAATCCTAGTGAAAACACTAGCCATTCATAAAGCCGCAGTTGCAGATGCCAGGTTCGTTGGGAACGATGGCAGTTTTGTAAGCAGCTCTGATGATGGACAAATTGTCATGCGAAATGGAAATGGTTCGCCGATCTGGAGTGATATTTACCCAGGTACTGCGCGGCAACTAGCAGTTTCTGGGCAAAACAACCTGATTGCAGGAGCCTCTGATAGTGGCACGCTACACCTAGTAGCGCTAGGAAACTATGCCAGGCCAAAAATGGTCAAGACCGTTCAAACGCCGCACGGACGGATAAACCAACTATCAATAAGTGGTGATGGAGAAAAGATAGCTGCTGCTGGCATTGATGGCACGGTTACCATATGGAGCAAAGATGGAAGTCAGCTGTCACGAGTCAAGGCCTCAAGCAAAGGATGGGCTAATGGAGGAATATTTTGCAAAAATAAAAATGGACCATTGCTTACCGTCGGAGATGATGGCGTGATCAAAGAGTGGTCAGAAAAGGGAAAGGAATTGGCTGTACTGAAACTCAGTGACAGTTCGCGACTAACAAAGGTTGACTGCTCAGCATCAGGAAAATTTGCCGCCGTTGTTGGAAGTCAGGGAGAACTGTGGCTACTAGGAATAACGCCTAATCCCTAA
- a CDS encoding hydrolase, translating into MGATNANTINRNKTNLKYKMDKKANAQIKSEGGLKGGKKFTWKKYMISIGVGALTCLGNAGQAWATPVQGKTYPSIQLNSTAAIGNDADNYKVSIFTTPAGIGTRDVAPDPDGSVWFNGQWSGTVGHLNPVSKTVTLYPLGEGSHPHGIVLGPDGGLWICDESNAIRRFDRNTHEIKTYKLPKFPESMGYGNLNTPTFDKDGILWFTAQNGYHGRLDPKTGENKIYKSPGGFGPYGITTTPNGEVWYTNLAGNHIAKIDLQSGIAKVVPIPDSKANGSRRIWSDSHGNLWVTTWGDGVLRKYSPGTNKWSTYKLPGLGPRGYSTFVDNKGKVWSSDFGTNSILQFNPITESFTIFPGNKQNIQTLQMNGIENKIWAGQQGVDQVVLFERIAN; encoded by the coding sequence TTGGGTGCAACTAACGCCAACACAATCAATCGAAACAAAACAAACCTCAAATACAAAATGGACAAGAAAGCAAACGCACAAATAAAAAGTGAAGGAGGTTTGAAAGGAGGCAAAAAATTCACCTGGAAAAAATACATGATCTCTATTGGCGTTGGAGCCCTCACATGCCTTGGAAATGCGGGACAGGCTTGGGCAACACCTGTTCAGGGGAAGACATACCCAAGCATCCAACTTAATTCAACAGCAGCTATTGGTAACGATGCTGATAATTACAAAGTCAGCATATTTACGACTCCCGCAGGAATCGGAACACGAGATGTAGCACCTGATCCAGATGGTTCTGTATGGTTCAACGGGCAGTGGTCAGGAACTGTTGGCCATCTAAATCCAGTAAGCAAAACCGTAACCCTCTATCCTCTAGGCGAGGGGTCCCATCCTCACGGTATTGTTCTTGGACCGGATGGAGGGCTTTGGATTTGTGACGAGTCAAATGCAATTCGTAGATTTGATAGAAATACTCATGAAATCAAGACATACAAGCTACCAAAATTCCCTGAATCAATGGGCTATGGGAATCTAAACACACCAACTTTTGACAAGGATGGAATCCTATGGTTCACGGCCCAAAACGGGTATCATGGAAGGCTCGACCCCAAAACAGGTGAAAATAAAATATATAAATCACCAGGAGGATTTGGGCCCTACGGTATTACGACTACACCCAACGGAGAGGTCTGGTATACTAATTTAGCTGGCAACCACATTGCAAAGATTGATCTACAAAGCGGGATAGCCAAAGTGGTTCCAATCCCTGACTCGAAAGCTAATGGTTCGCGTCGAATTTGGTCAGATAGCCATGGAAATTTGTGGGTAACGACCTGGGGGGATGGTGTACTGAGGAAGTATTCACCGGGTACAAACAAATGGAGTACCTACAAACTACCAGGCCTAGGCCCAAGAGGCTACTCAACATTTGTGGACAATAAGGGAAAAGTCTGGAGCTCCGATTTTGGAACAAATTCAATCCTACAGTTTAATCCAATTACCGAATCATTTACGATATTTCCTGGCAACAAACAAAATATACAGACTCTACAAATGAATGGAATCGAAAATAAAATCTGGGCCGGCCAACAGGGAGTTGACCAAGTTGTACTGTTTGAAAGAATTGCAAACTGA